One stretch of Candidatus Thorarchaeota archaeon DNA includes these proteins:
- a CDS encoding nitronate monooxygenase codes for MSPMPRLRTPLTEILNIEHPIMQGGMGPYKTENLAIAVSKAGALGMISSIGMAASLLPEAAPIDPEKMFGSDPPQVLLQKSIERVTKSLKGTNAVFGVNVPVASEFILASKMFVEQTIEAIQSDSDIEKHLRVLVTSAGNPAPWSEVKEHGLTWAHVVPSVYHAKKAEKSGADLIVASGHEGGAHISWDPVHSMVLVPAVAKAVDEPVVAAGGFCDGTSMAAALCLGAVGIQMGTRFIATEESDFQGIWKRSIIQKEERKTLTGRGIFGPMRFLRNARAESIVEQTLNDIPRFYLGEPVESNESILKSERAGFEDLLKDNPETALMFGGEVVGRIDEILSVEELVENIVGDAATILQDLPRRVIA; via the coding sequence TTGTCACCCATGCCTCGATTAAGAACCCCTCTAACTGAAATACTGAATATCGAACATCCTATAATGCAGGGGGGGATGGGTCCTTACAAAACAGAAAATCTCGCAATAGCTGTATCCAAGGCAGGAGCATTAGGGATGATTAGCAGTATTGGAATGGCAGCTTCTCTTTTGCCTGAAGCGGCTCCAATAGATCCTGAGAAGATGTTTGGCTCCGATCCGCCCCAAGTCCTTCTACAGAAGTCGATAGAAAGAGTCACAAAGTCGCTCAAGGGTACAAATGCTGTTTTCGGTGTGAATGTTCCTGTTGCCTCTGAATTCATTCTTGCATCCAAGATGTTTGTGGAACAGACGATTGAAGCTATCCAAAGCGATTCAGACATTGAAAAACATCTGCGTGTACTGGTAACCTCTGCAGGCAATCCAGCCCCTTGGTCTGAGGTCAAAGAACATGGATTGACATGGGCTCACGTGGTTCCTTCAGTATACCACGCAAAGAAAGCAGAGAAGTCTGGAGCTGATCTCATAGTCGCTTCAGGTCATGAGGGTGGTGCTCACATATCTTGGGATCCCGTTCATTCCATGGTTTTGGTGCCCGCTGTTGCGAAAGCGGTAGACGAACCAGTGGTTGCCGCAGGCGGATTCTGTGACGGTACATCCATGGCTGCAGCTTTGTGTCTTGGTGCTGTTGGAATTCAAATGGGAACACGATTCATAGCGACAGAAGAGAGTGATTTTCAAGGTATTTGGAAGAGGAGCATCATCCAGAAAGAAGAGCGTAAGACACTGACAGGGCGTGGCATTTTTGGTCCAATGCGTTTTCTCAGGAATGCACGAGCAGAATCCATCGTGGAACAGACTCTGAATGACATTCCAAGATTCTATCTTGGTGAACCTGTTGAATCAAACGAAAGCATACTCAAATCTGAACGGGCAGGGTTTGAAGACCTCCTGAAAGATAACCCTGAGACAGCCCTCATGTTTGGAGGCGAAGTTGTCGGTAGGATTGATGAAATCCTAAGTGTTGAGGAGCTTGTGGAAAATATAGTGGGGGATGCAGCTACAATCCTTCAGGATTTGCCCCGTCGAGTTATTGCTTAA
- a CDS encoding iron-containing alcohol dehydrogenase, which yields MPWWFTVPKVIFGEDALNELTELKGKKAFIVTDSNINELGFPEKVCDLLVSEQWEAAIWDGAEPDPRVSVVENAADAMRRFGPDWIMTVGGGSVIDTAKAAWILYEHPDTDLAAVTPLEPLDLRNRSRLLCIPTTAGTGSEATKAVVIRDDDTGRKFATNNNELVPDVAILDPSFVRDLPKDLTAYTGLDSLTHAIEAYISNWKNDYSDACAIQALRIIFEWLPKSVANLDDEQAREKMLVAANLAGMAFSNSQVCLAHSLGHCMGSVLEIHHGMAVGIALPYTIEYNSLKSPDTTEMYAELASFIDIDEKDDRAATLALSQKIRDLQQEIGAPTSLKEAGVKKKQLEEGLDKLVEFTMMDSSITMNPRDIGSEGIRRMYHYMYEGKSIDF from the coding sequence ATGCCTTGGTGGTTCACTGTTCCAAAGGTGATTTTTGGTGAGGATGCGCTAAACGAACTTACAGAGTTGAAAGGAAAGAAGGCCTTCATTGTAACAGATTCGAACATTAATGAGCTTGGCTTTCCGGAGAAGGTCTGCGACCTGTTGGTTAGCGAACAATGGGAAGCAGCAATCTGGGATGGTGCAGAACCTGACCCACGTGTATCAGTAGTGGAAAATGCAGCAGATGCAATGCGTCGTTTTGGGCCGGATTGGATCATGACTGTTGGTGGAGGTAGCGTCATTGATACAGCGAAGGCCGCTTGGATTCTCTATGAACATCCCGATACTGATTTAGCTGCTGTTACTCCTCTGGAACCTCTAGATTTGCGAAATAGAAGTCGTCTCCTTTGTATACCGACAACTGCCGGTACCGGTTCTGAAGCAACAAAGGCGGTGGTAATCCGAGATGATGACACAGGTCGCAAATTCGCCACTAACAACAATGAGTTAGTTCCTGATGTGGCTATTCTAGACCCCTCATTCGTTCGTGATCTTCCCAAGGATCTTACAGCCTATACTGGATTAGATAGCCTGACTCATGCAATTGAAGCCTACATATCAAACTGGAAGAATGACTATTCTGATGCATGTGCGATTCAAGCACTGAGGATTATTTTCGAATGGCTACCGAAGAGTGTGGCTAATTTGGACGATGAACAAGCACGAGAGAAAATGCTGGTTGCAGCCAATCTGGCTGGAATGGCATTCAGCAATTCTCAGGTATGTTTGGCTCACTCCCTTGGCCACTGTATGGGCTCAGTACTTGAGATCCATCATGGAATGGCTGTCGGTATAGCCCTTCCATATACTATCGAGTATAATTCCTTGAAAAGTCCGGATACCACTGAGATGTATGCTGAGCTTGCCAGCTTCATTGATATAGACGAAAAAGATGATAGAGCAGCTACTCTTGCATTATCTCAGAAAATAAGAGATCTGCAACAAGAAATAGGAGCTCCAACCAGTTTGAAGGAAGCCGGAGTGAAGAAGAAACAATTGGAGGAGGGCCTCGACAAACTCGTTGAATTTACGATGATGGATTCCAGCATAACCATGAATCCCCGTGATATTGGTAGCGAAGGGATTCGGCGTATGTATCATTATATGTACGAAGGCAAGTCAATCGATTTCTGA